A portion of the Candidatus Melainabacteria bacterium genome contains these proteins:
- a CDS encoding SDR family NAD(P)-dependent oxidoreductase — protein sequence MTQQLTKVKKAAPVAVVTGANRGLGKAFLEALLKRGYRVVAVVRTLSSVRDLFALDPNNIFPLRCDITEPSTEDVLKEFLQNQFEQVDLLINNAGYGATAYGIEALQIAELDRVMSVHLHGPIRCVKACLPLLRKSQHPTVVNISSRFASIENVSTGTVPPDQATYAYRIAKASLNMLTSCLSIELSNQGFRILSIDPGKVKTRFGPVDADTEPEQAAESIVEMVETENHQGLFVRASGEKVPW from the coding sequence ATGACACAGCAACTTACTAAAGTAAAAAAAGCAGCACCAGTGGCTGTAGTCACAGGCGCCAACAGAGGACTTGGCAAAGCATTTCTAGAAGCCTTGCTCAAACGCGGCTACCGAGTTGTAGCCGTCGTGCGCACTCTGTCATCGGTGCGAGATTTATTCGCGCTCGACCCCAACAACATTTTCCCGTTGCGCTGCGATATAACAGAACCCTCTACTGAAGACGTCTTGAAGGAGTTCTTGCAAAATCAATTCGAGCAAGTCGATCTTCTTATTAACAACGCCGGCTATGGTGCCACCGCATACGGCATCGAAGCGCTGCAGATTGCAGAACTCGATCGCGTTATGTCCGTGCATCTGCACGGACCGATACGCTGCGTAAAAGCTTGCCTGCCGCTGCTACGAAAATCGCAACACCCAACCGTCGTAAATATCTCATCTCGTTTCGCATCAATCGAGAACGTTTCGACAGGAACGGTACCGCCCGACCAGGCGACCTATGCATACCGAATTGCCAAGGCATCTTTGAATATGCTCACCTCTTGTCTGTCCATAGAACTGTCGAATCAAGGGTTTCGGATTTTGTCCATCGACCCGGGCAAAGTCAAAACAAGATTTGGACCAGTCGATGCTGATACAGAGCCGGAGCAAGCGGCAGAATCGATAGTCGAAATGGTCGAAACAGAAAATCATCAAGGTTTGTTCGTCCGAGCATCAGGAGAAAAAGTGCCATGGTAG
- a CDS encoding PLP-dependent transferase, translating into MVVDRHWSVKEKNDPFVVPSFETISFSLPSMASWENLLRGEQDGWVYLSDGNPTLAALEKLLARIQGVEACWVTSTGKSAIAASLLALLKQGDHLILLREGYKSTRLFAEAMLQKFGVEVTLMGVDELDKLETKIERGRTRVLVLEAPTNPVTRVPDLNRCAEIARRHNVYTILDNSLSGFHQHGDIPVDLIVHSLSKFASGVGDVMGGAVLGSKQLVSQVKNANVWNTDALSSHAAVELWKGMQTYDLRIKRQSSNAQAIAEFLSTHPQVSRVLYPGLKSHPDHEVAKRQMSDFGSVLIFDTRGGAEAMRQTLDRLKIFRIAFGTGFTQSIANPAWLFYARSFPEQQVGESAINDSTIRLSVGIESPDELIDDLRNALA; encoded by the coding sequence ATGGTAGTTGATCGTCATTGGTCGGTTAAAGAGAAAAACGACCCTTTTGTAGTTCCTTCTTTTGAGACAATCAGCTTCTCGCTGCCGTCTATGGCCAGTTGGGAAAATCTTCTCAGAGGAGAGCAAGACGGCTGGGTGTATTTAAGTGACGGTAATCCGACACTGGCAGCCCTCGAAAAACTTCTTGCCAGGATTCAAGGCGTGGAAGCCTGCTGGGTGACCAGCACTGGCAAGTCAGCGATTGCAGCAAGCTTGCTGGCCTTGCTCAAGCAAGGTGACCATCTGATCCTGCTGCGCGAAGGATACAAGTCAACACGACTGTTTGCAGAAGCAATGCTACAAAAATTCGGAGTCGAAGTAACTTTGATGGGAGTAGATGAGCTGGACAAGCTAGAAACAAAGATAGAGAGAGGACGCACCAGAGTCCTGGTTCTCGAAGCCCCGACCAATCCCGTTACCAGGGTGCCGGATCTGAATCGATGCGCAGAAATCGCGCGCAGGCACAATGTTTATACAATTCTGGATAACTCGCTTTCCGGCTTTCACCAGCACGGTGATATTCCCGTCGACTTGATAGTACACAGCTTGTCCAAATTCGCGTCCGGCGTCGGTGATGTCATGGGCGGTGCAGTACTGGGCAGCAAACAACTGGTCTCACAAGTCAAAAACGCAAACGTCTGGAACACCGATGCGCTCAGCTCTCACGCCGCAGTGGAGTTGTGGAAAGGAATGCAAACTTATGACCTGCGCATAAAGCGCCAATCGTCTAATGCCCAGGCGATTGCCGAATTTCTCAGCACGCATCCTCAAGTCAGCCGCGTTCTCTACCCGGGCTTGAAGAGCCATCCTGACCACGAAGTAGCCAAAAGACAGATGTCTGATTTCGGCTCCGTCCTCATATTTGATACCAGAGGCGGTGCAGAAGCGATGCGCCAGACTCTCGACCGGTTAAAAATCTTCCGCATAGCATTTGGAACCGGCTTTACGCAGTCAATCGCCAATCCAGCCTGGCTCTTCTATGCTCGCTCATTCCCAGAACAGCAAGTCGGCGAGTCGGCCATCAACGATTCGACGATTCGCCTATCGGTGGGCATCGAATCACCAGACGAACTAATCGATGATCTTCGAAATGCCCTCGCGTAA
- a CDS encoding FAD-binding oxidoreductase, with product MIFEMPSRKSPDTTETLFDTADIVILGGGITGLTTAIVLQSLGLSVKIVTEQLPRAAAGEGSLAPQVATSYAMASAYPHYLKVANLEQISDDSQTVFGFLNTDVNSGIEIQELYEVFEDKPEPPALGSRRMALEYFDGKPNQLKNTIDPPARPGAEYLWGWKFDTYFADMPKYLSFLWSLFHKREGKLQTLKITDDSESLLQNLSTVNSLKQAAGRLLVNCMGFGARDFANDKADFKILRGKQLLVRGAPYVIGKRALPLAYNYTPKEEVFPRGDGNPEYMHFFSRSDGWLLGQTREPGTVDENGHWQGIVSPVETEAINGIDVPLPFIELNAALISNWLDLTFDRKQLIAREGYRYYRDPLASGVRLEMEEKFGACIIHNYGHGGSGITMSWGCAIQVARLVSQQLRVEARPLASDLDRILQNSMN from the coding sequence ATGATCTTCGAAATGCCCTCGCGTAAGTCACCAGACACAACCGAAACGCTCTTCGATACAGCCGATATAGTGATTTTGGGTGGCGGTATCACAGGCTTGACGACAGCAATTGTTTTGCAGTCGCTGGGATTATCGGTAAAAATAGTCACCGAGCAACTGCCACGCGCGGCAGCTGGAGAAGGATCACTTGCCCCCCAAGTGGCAACGTCTTATGCGATGGCCTCGGCGTATCCGCATTACTTGAAAGTTGCAAATTTAGAGCAGATAAGCGATGACTCGCAGACTGTATTTGGTTTCCTAAATACAGACGTAAACTCGGGCATCGAAATTCAAGAACTTTACGAAGTATTCGAAGACAAACCCGAACCTCCTGCACTGGGCTCCAGACGCATGGCTCTAGAGTATTTCGATGGCAAACCAAACCAACTGAAAAACACCATCGATCCACCGGCACGACCAGGCGCTGAATATTTATGGGGTTGGAAATTCGACACATATTTTGCGGATATGCCTAAATATCTCTCGTTTCTCTGGTCGCTGTTCCACAAGCGCGAAGGCAAATTACAAACCCTGAAAATAACGGACGATTCGGAGAGCTTATTGCAAAACCTATCGACAGTTAACAGTCTCAAGCAAGCAGCCGGGCGGCTCCTGGTAAATTGCATGGGGTTTGGTGCACGCGACTTTGCAAATGACAAAGCGGATTTCAAAATATTGCGCGGCAAACAACTCCTCGTTCGCGGTGCACCGTATGTAATCGGCAAGCGAGCCCTGCCGCTGGCCTACAACTACACACCGAAAGAAGAAGTTTTTCCTCGCGGTGACGGCAACCCCGAATACATGCATTTTTTCTCGCGCAGCGACGGCTGGCTGCTTGGACAAACAAGAGAGCCCGGCACAGTCGATGAGAACGGGCACTGGCAGGGTATCGTTTCTCCTGTAGAAACTGAAGCTATCAACGGCATCGACGTTCCGCTACCATTCATAGAATTAAACGCAGCGCTGATCTCCAACTGGCTTGATCTGACATTCGACCGAAAACAGTTGATTGCCAGGGAGGGCTATCGCTACTATCGAGATCCGCTCGCTAGCGGCGTGCGGCTGGAGATGGAAGAAAAGTTTGGAGCTTGCATCATCCACAACTATGGTCATGGGGGCTCTGGAATCACCATGTCCTGGGGGTGCGCGATACAAGTGGCCAGGCTGGTCTCACAACAATTGAGAGTAGAGGCACGCCCACTTGCATCAGACCTGGACCGAATCCTACAAAACAGCATGAATTAG
- a CDS encoding MOSC domain-containing protein, with protein sequence MSPAKITALYTYPIKSCAPISRSRSACSTSGLVDDREYVIVCAKSNKILTQRDLPHMARLKPELSEREHLIIRGLDGTEALIPRQVDGEILTLNLWGNTYEGIDQGKEIAEWLSHQLGLSCRLLKKLTDHEQASRHRPDNTRFDASFVDCCPLSVVFAEEVQELNTRLAIPVEMSRFRPSIVIEGVSAAEHQNLKLIRTENSVLTYIRPIARCIVINVDQERGIIAGTDCLKELAAYRMVNQKAVLGHYFFAAEPGNISVGETLTVCAK encoded by the coding sequence ATGTCACCTGCAAAAATCACAGCTCTCTACACATATCCAATCAAGTCCTGTGCGCCGATTTCACGGTCCCGATCAGCCTGCTCGACATCGGGTCTGGTGGATGATCGAGAGTACGTGATTGTGTGTGCAAAATCAAACAAAATTCTTACTCAGAGAGATTTGCCGCATATGGCAAGACTGAAGCCTGAGCTGAGTGAGCGAGAGCATCTTATCATTCGCGGCTTAGACGGCACAGAAGCCTTGATTCCGCGCCAAGTCGACGGCGAGATATTGACGCTAAACCTCTGGGGCAACACATATGAAGGCATCGACCAGGGCAAAGAAATTGCGGAATGGCTTTCTCATCAACTGGGCTTAAGCTGCCGGCTTCTCAAGAAATTGACTGATCATGAACAGGCTTCAAGACACCGGCCAGATAACACCAGATTCGATGCCTCTTTTGTTGACTGCTGCCCGCTTTCAGTCGTCTTCGCAGAAGAGGTTCAAGAACTCAATACCAGACTGGCCATCCCTGTGGAGATGAGTAGATTTCGTCCGTCCATCGTCATTGAAGGGGTATCTGCGGCTGAACATCAGAACCTGAAACTAATTCGCACTGAAAACTCGGTATTGACATATATCCGCCCAATTGCACGCTGCATTGTGATCAACGTCGATCAGGAAAGAGGAATCATTGCCGGAACAGATTGCTTGAAAGAACTTGCGGCTTACAGAATGGTCAATCAAAAAGCTGTATTGGGTCACTACTTTTTCGCCGCTGAGCCAGGGAACATCTCAGTCGGAGAGACATTGACAGTGTGTGCAAAATAA
- a CDS encoding FAD-binding oxidoreductase has translation MTKTNTKNILVVGGGVIGLSVALRARQAGHDVTIWSLEGATALPNTSASAYALWVPVYTADPRILPITEVTRAEFAALVSDNQSGIELRTAIVLKQHKGEEPWYANVDGFRHATAAELTDQYADGLAIDNTPVIDPEKYLPWLRSRVVAAGVKIEQHEVKQFVDTPSEFDTIINCTGLGTRALTGDTSIFPVRVQVVRVRKDNNQHISVCKTDDEGPNNRCCIVPHADYITIGGFFDGGETLEVDESQTQAILDRAMRVEPGLKLSAADIIEVRRATRPERSTPWIENTVTTDGRQLIHCTGFNGMGYLCSWGAADTVASYL, from the coding sequence ATGACCAAGACAAACACAAAGAACATCCTCGTCGTAGGAGGTGGAGTGATCGGACTTTCGGTGGCGCTGCGCGCTCGACAGGCCGGGCACGATGTCACCATCTGGTCGCTCGAAGGCGCGACGGCTCTGCCGAACACCTCGGCGAGCGCCTATGCACTGTGGGTGCCGGTTTACACGGCAGATCCGCGCATCCTCCCCATCACCGAGGTGACCCGCGCAGAGTTCGCCGCGCTGGTCTCCGACAATCAGTCAGGAATCGAGCTGCGCACTGCAATCGTCCTCAAGCAGCACAAGGGCGAAGAGCCCTGGTACGCGAATGTGGACGGGTTCCGTCACGCCACAGCTGCCGAGCTTACCGACCAGTACGCCGACGGTCTGGCTATCGACAACACGCCCGTCATCGACCCGGAGAAATATCTACCCTGGCTGCGCTCCAGAGTAGTCGCGGCAGGTGTGAAAATCGAGCAGCATGAGGTGAAGCAGTTCGTCGACACGCCGTCAGAATTCGACACCATCATCAACTGCACTGGCCTGGGCACACGCGCTCTCACCGGCGACACCTCCATCTTCCCGGTCCGGGTGCAGGTGGTTCGAGTCCGCAAGGACAACAACCAGCACATCAGCGTCTGCAAAACCGACGACGAAGGGCCGAACAATCGCTGCTGCATCGTGCCGCACGCCGACTACATCACGATCGGCGGCTTCTTCGACGGTGGCGAGACACTGGAGGTCGACGAGAGCCAGACCCAGGCCATCCTCGACCGAGCCATGCGTGTCGAGCCGGGGCTGAAGCTCTCGGCGGCAGACATCATCGAGGTGCGCCGCGCCACACGTCCCGAGCGGAGCACACCGTGGATCGAGAACACCGTCACAACCGACGGTCGACAGCTCATCCACTGCACTGGCTTCAACGGCATGGGCTACCTGTGCTCCTGGGGCGCTGCTGACACGGTGGCAAGCTACCTCTAA
- a CDS encoding MFS transporter: protein MKAGVVAKTSPVIARQNFVVFFAIVYFSHGISCGQFGLIAQPLQFFMMTGLKLNAAQVSSCMAVMMLPWVIKPVYGLFCDFVPFFGYRRKSYVVMGNAVAMLGFLVISFASTLNVVLAALMFTAIGMAISTALMVGLAVEQGRKDGKSREYFAVQEFFYYGASIIAAFVGGLICQYCQPPVALHASAAAAVIPVTVVALLTALGLHETRASVSRRSIRATAVYLRRAFQSVQLRIVMTFSLLWCFCPAMGVPLYFFESNNLKFTQSEIGQLGALNSVGMLIGTVLYRQLMKRFSLSRQLLATIALACLSTLGYFWISSFASAAMLELVRGAANIIVILSLYCLAAEFCPPRVEVTVMALLVAFRNVATDASTFVGGQLFTHLFHNQLRPLVIVSLIAPLLSTLLMPLFFRSVVGSRQKIDG, encoded by the coding sequence GTGAAGGCTGGCGTTGTGGCAAAAACATCTCCTGTGATAGCGAGGCAAAACTTCGTTGTTTTCTTTGCTATCGTTTACTTTTCGCATGGCATCTCTTGCGGCCAGTTCGGACTGATAGCGCAGCCGCTTCAGTTCTTCATGATGACGGGTCTGAAGCTAAATGCGGCCCAGGTATCTTCCTGTATGGCCGTGATGATGCTGCCATGGGTTATTAAGCCAGTCTATGGATTGTTCTGCGACTTCGTGCCCTTCTTTGGATATCGCCGGAAGAGCTACGTCGTAATGGGAAATGCCGTCGCAATGTTGGGATTTCTTGTGATTTCATTTGCGTCGACACTGAATGTGGTGCTAGCCGCTCTTATGTTCACTGCTATTGGTATGGCAATTTCAACAGCATTGATGGTCGGGTTGGCGGTGGAACAAGGTCGAAAGGACGGTAAAAGCAGAGAGTATTTTGCTGTACAAGAGTTCTTCTACTATGGCGCCAGTATCATTGCTGCTTTTGTCGGCGGACTGATTTGTCAGTACTGCCAGCCGCCTGTCGCTTTGCATGCGTCGGCTGCAGCTGCTGTGATTCCTGTGACTGTCGTGGCTCTCTTGACCGCACTCGGGCTGCATGAAACCAGGGCATCAGTAAGCCGAAGGTCGATAAGGGCGACTGCCGTTTATCTTCGCCGCGCCTTTCAGTCTGTGCAATTGCGAATTGTGATGACGTTCTCGCTATTGTGGTGCTTCTGCCCGGCCATGGGGGTGCCTCTCTATTTTTTCGAGTCAAACAATCTCAAGTTTACTCAAAGCGAGATTGGGCAGCTTGGAGCCCTGAACTCAGTTGGCATGCTGATTGGCACAGTTTTGTACCGTCAGTTGATGAAACGATTTTCTCTCAGCCGCCAGTTGCTGGCGACTATTGCTCTGGCGTGCTTGAGCACGCTTGGTTACTTTTGGATTTCCAGTTTTGCTTCGGCTGCCATGCTCGAATTAGTTCGTGGGGCGGCAAACATTATTGTCATACTTTCTTTGTACTGCCTGGCGGCAGAGTTCTGTCCCCCCAGGGTCGAGGTAACGGTGATGGCGCTTCTGGTGGCGTTCCGTAATGTCGCCACCGACGCATCAACATTTGTGGGTGGACAGCTGTTTACCCACTTGTTTCATAATCAGCTGCGTCCGCTGGTTATCGTTTCGTTGATTGCTCCATTGCTTTCGACACTGTTAATGCCTCTGTTTTTTCGGTCCGTTGTGGGCTCTCGGCAGAAGATTGACGGTTAG
- a CDS encoding (2Fe-2S)-binding protein gives MYICSCNAVTDGQIKRCVTDEGVCTWRELMQKTKVGTQCGICAKYAFALFKELKAAKDNAVATETGTVPDSESPQR, from the coding sequence ATGTACATATGCTCTTGCAACGCCGTCACAGACGGACAGATCAAGCGCTGCGTCACCGACGAAGGCGTTTGCACCTGGAGAGAATTGATGCAGAAAACCAAAGTTGGCACGCAATGCGGCATTTGTGCCAAGTATGCTTTTGCTTTGTTCAAGGAACTAAAGGCCGCGAAAGACAACGCAGTTGCGACCGAAACAGGTACGGTTCCAGACAGCGAGAGTCCGCAGAGATAG
- a CDS encoding SDR family NAD(P)-dependent oxidoreductase, whose amino-acid sequence MMDQTPGVRMKTVIITGATGFVGANLARRLLQDGCAVHLIVRPQYSSWRIDEVRSECRIHEIDLQDAEPLQSAVAKIKPDWIFHLAANGAYSWQTDVREIINTNLIGTVNLVQSCLAAGFESFVNTGSSSEYGFKDHAPVENEYIEPNSYYAVAKSSATMFCQFMARSQKVQIPTLRLYSIYGPYEEPNRLMPTIIINGLAGKLPPLVDPNIARDYVSAHDCVEAYLLAASSKIADLGAVYNVGSQKQTSLAEVVEVARNVLNITEAPNWGSMPNRKWDTSVWVSNSEKIKADLGWQARDSFEQGFSNMVSWFNENPEMRKFYEEKIHAVASSK is encoded by the coding sequence ATGATGGATCAGACTCCGGGGGTGCGTATGAAGACCGTGATTATTACAGGCGCGACGGGCTTTGTCGGTGCCAATTTGGCCCGCCGCCTGCTGCAAGACGGTTGTGCAGTTCACCTGATCGTGCGACCTCAATACAGCTCCTGGCGGATTGACGAAGTCAGATCTGAGTGCAGAATCCACGAGATCGATTTGCAGGATGCCGAGCCGCTGCAAAGCGCGGTGGCCAAGATCAAACCGGATTGGATTTTTCACCTTGCTGCCAATGGGGCTTATTCCTGGCAGACCGATGTTCGCGAAATCATCAATACTAATTTGATAGGCACCGTTAATCTGGTTCAAAGCTGCCTGGCTGCTGGTTTCGAAAGCTTTGTTAATACTGGTTCTTCCTCTGAATATGGATTCAAAGATCACGCGCCTGTTGAAAACGAATATATAGAGCCGAACAGTTATTACGCTGTCGCGAAATCGTCTGCGACCATGTTTTGCCAGTTTATGGCGCGCTCGCAGAAGGTTCAGATTCCGACCTTACGGTTGTATTCGATTTATGGACCTTACGAGGAGCCAAACCGTCTGATGCCCACAATCATCATCAATGGGCTTGCCGGAAAACTGCCGCCGCTTGTTGATCCAAACATTGCTCGAGATTATGTTTCTGCTCACGATTGTGTAGAGGCGTATTTGCTCGCTGCGTCTAGCAAGATTGCCGATTTAGGAGCCGTTTACAACGTTGGTTCGCAGAAACAGACATCACTTGCTGAAGTTGTCGAGGTCGCTCGCAATGTCCTGAATATTACCGAAGCGCCGAACTGGGGCTCAATGCCCAATCGGAAGTGGGATACGAGCGTTTGGGTTTCTAACAGTGAAAAGATCAAAGCCGATTTGGGATGGCAGGCACGCGACAGTTTTGAGCAAGGTTTCTCCAATATGGTGTCATGGTTTAACGAGAATCCTGAGATGCGCAAATTCTATGAAGAGAAGATTCACGCCGTTGCATCATCCAAATGA
- a CDS encoding Flp family type IVb pilin yields MKNLLNRFLHEESGQGITEYGAILAFVAILVALVFGITKGALTGSISRAFSAVVSQLNNLSSAAASAS; encoded by the coding sequence ATGAAAAATTTACTAAATCGATTTCTTCATGAAGAGAGTGGACAAGGCATCACCGAATATGGTGCTATTTTGGCTTTCGTAGCCATTCTCGTCGCTCTCGTGTTCGGAATTACCAAAGGTGCCCTGACGGGCTCCATTTCAAGAGCCTTCTCCGCAGTCGTTTCACAGCTAAACAACCTGTCATCGGCCGCTGCGAGCGCGTCCTAG
- a CDS encoding PAS domain S-box protein produces the protein MKSHTADKAAQHKGKQEHKGEKQARANPYKNATPNVRYCFYIFRFLRHKLIMTAFHPNRVRVEMPRHQPTAGTKSNAKPAAETKCQGETRSTRSSVYIPAPVAFKSQRIQLQYEPRAAYSPHRFSQRMKTPRLKLAHKGILIVVLPLIFQSVIYIALKSQLRATEQQAESQELSKKIVANITAATVETGQLFGALVLYYNDRDENSLRDLDRVTLRAHDRIANLARVIANEGGDEDEAKKITAMSRRFFTEVRKVRDQTLREGNPGSLMAEFAASVKFRAAGTTLSDELSRLAEQEEKRVLNVNEQQKEFREHLEQFLDIAVATNALLAVALGFFFVRGTVTNLSILKDNAWRLAADQPLQKRIDAADEIGDVDRMFHEMARALQEATDNERRMIETLKASEERLSSVINTVPVALVVADETGKIESLNPTAEALFSYSSPQIVQQPITSLFNVNGSDVEPAALLPRLKKETASRPAQMEGVSSDHEFIPVEVSVTSFDTSAGNRVLATIIDVTERYKLERLKREFVAMVSHDIRAPLSSMRAIFELIKSGSLGPISTEAQAKLSIADSNAENLLQMVTKLLDLEKLEAGLVELSLKNFAIQDLIESALKMVSEPAAAKSITFKNVPTKLAGFGDREALVQVLTNLLANAIRYSPENESIEISANDTDNRIEIRVKDQGPGIPLRKQGEIFERFKQANSARDKSKGFGLGLAICKTIIAQHNESIGVESDEGKGSTFWFTVSKAATDNRRLEVSE, from the coding sequence ATGAAGAGCCACACCGCCGACAAAGCAGCCCAGCACAAAGGGAAGCAAGAACATAAAGGCGAGAAGCAGGCGAGAGCAAATCCATACAAAAACGCCACGCCAAACGTCCGCTACTGTTTTTATATCTTCCGTTTCCTCAGACATAAACTGATTATGACCGCTTTTCATCCAAACAGAGTAAGAGTCGAAATGCCACGTCACCAACCGACAGCGGGGACGAAGTCCAATGCGAAACCGGCAGCGGAGACGAAGTGCCAGGGCGAAACCAGGAGCACGCGGAGCAGTGTATACATTCCAGCCCCTGTAGCTTTCAAGTCTCAGAGGATACAATTGCAATACGAACCCCGGGCTGCTTACTCCCCGCACAGATTCTCCCAACGAATGAAAACGCCACGCCTAAAACTCGCGCACAAAGGCATTCTCATCGTTGTGCTTCCATTGATCTTTCAGAGCGTCATCTATATCGCGCTGAAATCACAATTGCGAGCAACCGAGCAACAGGCCGAGAGCCAGGAACTTTCGAAGAAAATCGTAGCTAACATTACGGCCGCCACAGTCGAGACCGGGCAGCTTTTCGGCGCGCTGGTCTTGTACTACAACGACCGCGATGAGAATTCTCTTCGGGATCTCGATAGAGTGACCCTGCGCGCGCATGATCGCATCGCCAATCTTGCCAGAGTTATCGCCAATGAGGGCGGCGACGAAGACGAAGCAAAAAAAATCACAGCCATGTCGAGGCGATTTTTCACGGAAGTAAGAAAGGTGCGTGACCAGACACTCAGGGAAGGCAATCCCGGCTCGCTCATGGCCGAGTTCGCCGCCAGTGTTAAATTCAGAGCGGCCGGAACCACACTCAGCGATGAACTCTCGCGTCTGGCCGAGCAAGAGGAAAAACGTGTCCTGAACGTCAACGAGCAACAGAAAGAATTTCGGGAGCACCTGGAACAATTTTTGGACATAGCGGTCGCTACAAATGCACTACTAGCGGTGGCACTTGGTTTTTTCTTCGTTCGAGGAACTGTCACCAATCTCTCCATCCTGAAAGACAATGCCTGGCGCCTGGCAGCTGATCAGCCACTGCAAAAGCGCATTGACGCCGCTGATGAGATTGGCGACGTGGACCGCATGTTTCACGAAATGGCTCGGGCACTGCAGGAAGCAACTGATAACGAGCGGCGTATGATTGAGACGCTAAAAGCCAGTGAAGAACGACTTTCATCCGTAATTAACACAGTTCCCGTCGCCCTGGTTGTTGCCGATGAAACAGGCAAAATCGAATCTTTAAACCCGACAGCAGAAGCCTTGTTTTCATATTCGTCGCCACAAATTGTCCAGCAACCGATCACGAGTCTTTTCAACGTCAACGGCTCCGATGTAGAACCTGCTGCGCTATTGCCTCGACTCAAGAAAGAAACAGCCAGTCGTCCAGCGCAGATGGAAGGCGTCTCGAGCGATCACGAATTCATTCCGGTCGAAGTGTCTGTCACCAGTTTCGACACGTCAGCGGGTAATCGAGTTCTTGCCACCATAATCGATGTCACAGAGCGCTACAAACTAGAACGGTTAAAGCGAGAATTCGTGGCCATGGTGAGCCATGACATACGTGCACCGCTGAGCTCCATGCGCGCCATCTTCGAACTTATCAAATCAGGCAGCCTTGGACCGATATCGACCGAGGCTCAAGCGAAGCTAAGCATCGCGGATTCGAACGCCGAAAATCTTCTGCAAATGGTAACCAAGCTTCTCGATCTAGAAAAGCTGGAAGCAGGTTTGGTTGAGCTTTCCTTGAAGAACTTCGCCATTCAAGACTTAATTGAATCTGCACTGAAAATGGTATCTGAACCAGCCGCAGCAAAATCAATTACATTCAAGAATGTTCCTACGAAGCTCGCGGGATTTGGAGATCGAGAAGCGCTCGTACAGGTTCTAACAAACTTGCTCGCCAACGCAATCCGTTACTCTCCGGAAAATGAATCGATTGAAATCAGTGCGAATGATACAGATAACCGTATCGAAATACGGGTCAAAGACCAGGGACCGGGAATCCCACTGCGCAAGCAAGGCGAGATTTTCGAACGCTTCAAACAAGCAAATTCTGCTCGCGATAAATCGAAGGGATTTGGTCTGGGACTGGCTATCTGCAAAACTATAATCGCCCAACACAACGAATCAATCGGAGTGGAGAGCGACGAAGGCAAGGGCAGCACGTTCTGGTTTACAGTCTCTAAGGCTGCAACCGATAACCGACGCCTCGAAGTGTCTGAATAA
- a CDS encoding response regulator transcription factor, giving the protein MAKLLLVDDDENLVSVIEKVLTDEKHVVDKVHTGSEAKAYLQGIPYDVIVLDWSLPDTTGVEICLEYRASGGKTPIIFLTGHDQIADKMTGLDAGADDYLTKPFAVGELVARIRALLRRPVQVRNKTLSARDLELDPITHAVKRGNIDIKLYPKEFSLLEHFLLHPNQVFSVDDLLDRVWKTDADASTETVRMTIMRLRQKIETDEKNPLIQTLRGVGYRLQP; this is encoded by the coding sequence GTGGCAAAACTCTTACTAGTTGACGATGACGAAAACCTCGTCTCAGTAATTGAAAAGGTGCTTACTGATGAGAAGCACGTTGTCGATAAGGTTCACACGGGCAGTGAAGCAAAGGCATATCTGCAGGGTATTCCCTATGACGTAATTGTTTTGGATTGGAGTCTTCCTGACACGACCGGTGTAGAGATCTGTCTGGAGTACAGAGCGTCTGGTGGAAAAACGCCGATCATTTTTCTCACAGGACACGACCAGATCGCCGATAAAATGACCGGACTGGATGCCGGGGCTGATGATTATTTGACGAAACCCTTCGCCGTCGGAGAGCTTGTGGCTCGGATCAGGGCGCTTCTAAGACGTCCTGTACAAGTACGCAACAAGACTTTGTCTGCTCGAGATCTTGAACTCGATCCGATCACTCACGCTGTAAAACGCGGAAACATCGACATCAAGCTGTATCCAAAAGAGTTCTCTCTGCTTGAACATTTTTTATTGCATCCAAATCAAGTCTTTTCGGTAGATGATTTGCTCGATCGAGTGTGGAAGACGGACGCCGATGCCTCGACCGAAACTGTGCGTATGACAATTATGCGTCTGCGTCAGAAGATCGAGACTGATGAGAAGAATCCGCTTATTCAGACACTTCGAGGCGTCGGTTATCGGTTGCAGCCTTAG